The window TACttttaaataagtaaattGTTAATGTCTATCATTGACCTTTGGACTTAGATGCGGCATAAAAGAGACACCGAGAAAAGTTTAAGTAATTTTGAATATAGTATTAACACGAGTTTTTAATAATGGGATCTGAAACCGTGAGTcctattaaatatttcctcAGCGGAGGATTTGGTGGAATATGTACAGTAGTTGCTGGCCATCCTCTTGATACTATCAAAGTAAGATCATGTTCCTAAccataaaaaatgaataaattattttatctgttaattatattttcttctattatttttgatgattgtattttttaaacaCGATCTTCAAGTAGAAATTGcttacttctattttattctatattcttttttaattttaattcttttctctatcataGCTATTTACTTGAATATCAGAATTATGTGATTTAagtacttatattatataaatacttatactatttatcttttttaaggTGCGTCTTCAAACTATGCCGCTTACTGGACCGAATGAAAAGCCtatgtatataggtacatTAGATTGTGCTAAAAAAACTATAGCAAAAGAAGGAATACGTGGTTTATACAAGGGTATgcatataattcatattattaatattattatttgttataatagtgttttatacatatattgtatacatatctacataccCTTACAACAGGTATAACTTAAACATTACTTAGGTATGGGAGCACCATTAGTTGGAGTGGCACCTATATTTGCAATGAGTTTTTTGGGATATGGTGTTGGAAAAAAGTTACAACAAAAAAGTCCAGATGATAAGCTCACTATACCACAATTATTTTATGCTGGTGCATTTAGTGGAATATTTACAACTATTATCATGGCGCCTGGTGAACGGATAAAGTGTCTATTACAAATACAACATGCAGATGcagagaaaagatataaaggtCCCTTTGATTGTGCTAAACAACTTTATCGAGAAGGAGGCCTTATGAGTATTTATAAGGGTACATGTGCAACCTTTTTGAGAGGTttgtaaatatgataaattacattaattatatttgtacaGTGTAGTGTATAACTAAATGTATAACCTGCTTTAGCATGTATGTATCAcattttgagaaaaatttaaatgaaacaattgcaaaagtatatattaaatatcatatttgatatatttttttagtttATCCAAATTTA of the Vespa crabro chromosome 4, iyVesCrab1.2, whole genome shotgun sequence genome contains:
- the LOC124423452 gene encoding mitochondrial carnitine/acylcarnitine carrier protein, which produces MGSETVSPIKYFLSGGFGGICTVVAGHPLDTIKVRLQTMPLTGPNEKPMYIGTLDCAKKTIAKEGIRGLYKGMGAPLVGVAPIFAMSFLGYGVGKKLQQKSPDDKLTIPQLFYAGAFSGIFTTIIMAPGERIKCLLQIQHADAEKRYKGPFDCAKQLYREGGLMSIYKGTCATFLRDIPASGMYFMTYETIQRWIVPDGEKPGLLSTILAGGFAGIANWVVGIPPDVLKSRLQAAPEGTYKKGIREVFARLLKEEGLRALYKGCTPVMLRAFPANAACFLGFEAAMNVLNWIAPSL